Proteins encoded within one genomic window of Gracilimonas sp.:
- the fusA gene encoding elongation factor G produces MSETKSKTDPKILDKIRRTRNIGIMAHIDAGKTTVTERILFYTGRSHRMGEVHDGAATMDWMEQEQERGITITSAATHCIWKDHRINIIDTPGHVDFTVEVERSLRVLDGAVFVLDSVGAVQPQSETVWRQANKYQVPCMAFVNKMDRTGSDFYNVVKELDEKLSANPIPIQIPIGAEEHFQGVVDLIKMEAIVWDDESLGATYNVVEIPEDLKAKADEYRVKMLEAIADYDEALMEKYLMEEEISEEEIVSAIREATIAKDITPVMCGTALKNKGIQVLLDKVLDFMPNPLDIPPVKGIDPETEEEVKKAPDVNAPFSALAFKIMTDPYVGRLTFVRVYSGRLEKGSYTFNSSTGNKERVGRLLEMHANDKKDLDYIQAGDIAAVIGIKEVHTGDTLCDPDHPVILEQITFPEPVIKLAVEPKTKADSEKLSTGLQKLAEEDPTFQVKTDHETGQTTIAGMGELHLEIIVDRLKREFKVEANVGAPQVSYRETISKKVDHREIYKKQTGGRGKFADISFEVGPIEDFEDYDGNEDRITREEGFIFINEIVGGNIPREFIPSVMKGFKEALNAGIQANYTVENVGFRLYDGSYHDVDSDQLSFELCAKLGFRNSARKAKPKILEPVMKVEIITPEEYMGDVIGDLNSRRGIMQSMDSNNEGSVVKAHVPLSEMFGYSTDLRSATQGRAVYSMEFFDYTEVPEAIAQEIIEKQS; encoded by the coding sequence ATGTCCGAAACGAAGTCAAAAACAGATCCAAAAATTTTAGATAAGATTCGCCGCACGCGGAACATCGGTATCATGGCGCATATTGATGCCGGTAAAACTACCGTGACCGAGCGCATTCTTTTTTATACCGGTCGCAGCCACCGTATGGGTGAAGTGCACGATGGTGCCGCTACTATGGATTGGATGGAGCAAGAGCAAGAGCGCGGTATCACCATTACTTCTGCTGCCACTCACTGTATCTGGAAAGATCACCGAATTAATATTATTGATACTCCCGGCCACGTTGACTTTACCGTTGAAGTAGAGCGGTCATTGCGTGTGTTGGATGGCGCTGTTTTTGTACTTGATTCTGTTGGGGCCGTTCAGCCGCAGTCAGAAACTGTATGGCGGCAGGCGAACAAGTATCAGGTTCCATGTATGGCCTTTGTTAATAAGATGGATCGTACCGGTTCGGATTTCTACAATGTGGTTAAAGAACTTGATGAAAAATTGAGTGCAAACCCAATTCCTATTCAGATTCCTATTGGGGCTGAAGAGCATTTCCAAGGTGTTGTTGACTTGATTAAAATGGAAGCTATTGTATGGGATGATGAGTCTTTGGGCGCTACTTATAATGTAGTGGAGATTCCTGAAGACCTAAAAGCAAAAGCGGATGAGTATCGGGTTAAGATGCTTGAGGCTATTGCAGACTATGATGAAGCTCTCATGGAAAAATATCTCATGGAAGAAGAGATATCAGAAGAAGAAATTGTAAGTGCTATCCGTGAGGCAACAATCGCCAAGGATATTACACCTGTGATGTGTGGTACGGCGTTGAAGAATAAAGGAATTCAGGTACTGCTTGATAAAGTGCTGGATTTCATGCCGAATCCATTAGACATCCCTCCGGTAAAAGGTATTGATCCGGAAACTGAAGAAGAAGTTAAAAAGGCACCGGATGTTAACGCGCCTTTCTCAGCTCTTGCTTTTAAAATTATGACTGACCCTTATGTGGGTAGGTTGACTTTTGTTCGGGTTTATTCCGGAAGACTTGAGAAGGGTTCCTACACCTTTAACTCTTCTACAGGAAACAAAGAGCGTGTAGGGCGATTGCTTGAGATGCACGCCAACGACAAGAAAGATTTAGATTATATTCAGGCAGGAGATATTGCTGCTGTTATCGGAATTAAAGAGGTTCATACAGGTGATACTTTATGTGATCCTGATCACCCGGTAATTCTTGAGCAAATTACTTTCCCCGAGCCTGTAATTAAGTTGGCGGTAGAGCCAAAAACGAAAGCAGACAGTGAAAAGCTTTCTACCGGCCTTCAGAAGCTTGCAGAAGAAGATCCGACATTCCAGGTTAAAACTGATCACGAAACAGGTCAGACCACTATTGCTGGCATGGGTGAGCTTCACCTTGAAATTATCGTTGATCGACTTAAGCGTGAGTTCAAAGTTGAAGCAAACGTTGGTGCTCCTCAGGTTTCTTACCGTGAAACTATCTCCAAGAAAGTGGATCACCGTGAAATTTATAAGAAGCAGACCGGTGGACGTGGTAAGTTTGCTGATATTTCCTTCGAAGTTGGTCCAATTGAAGATTTTGAGGATTACGATGGTAATGAAGATCGTATTACACGCGAAGAAGGCTTTATTTTTATTAATGAGATTGTAGGTGGTAATATTCCTCGTGAATTCATCCCTTCTGTGATGAAGGGCTTCAAGGAAGCTCTTAATGCAGGTATTCAAGCTAATTATACAGTAGAAAATGTAGGCTTCCGTTTATATGATGGATCTTATCACGATGTTGATTCTGATCAATTGAGTTTTGAGCTTTGTGCTAAACTTGGATTCAGAAATTCAGCACGTAAAGCCAAGCCGAAAATACTCGAGCCTGTAATGAAAGTAGAGATCATTACTCCGGAAGAATATATGGGTGATGTAATCGGTGACTTAAATAGTCGTCGTGGAATTATGCAAAGCATGGACTCTAACAATGAAGGGTCTGTTGTAAAAGCTCATGTACCGTTATCTGAAATGTTCGGTTATTCAACTGATTTGAGATCTGCGACACAGGGTCGTGCGGTATATTCGATGGAATTTTTTGATTATACAGAAGTGCCAGAGGCAATTGCTCAGGAAATCATCGAAAAACAATCATAA
- the rpsG gene encoding 30S ribosomal protein S7 yields the protein MRRKTAEKRDVQADPIFSDKLVTRFVNNLMRDGKKNVARKIVYQAFEVIEEKTGETGIDVFRNALQNTTPVVEVKSRRVGGATYQVPIEVRQERGTALGMRWLIRAARSRNDKSMSIRLSRELIDASNNEGGAVRKKDETHRMADANKAFAHFRF from the coding sequence ATGCGTAGAAAAACAGCAGAAAAACGAGATGTACAAGCGGATCCAATATTTTCGGATAAGCTGGTAACTCGGTTCGTGAATAACCTGATGCGAGACGGTAAAAAGAATGTAGCTCGCAAAATTGTATATCAGGCATTTGAAGTTATTGAAGAAAAAACAGGCGAAACCGGAATCGATGTATTCCGCAACGCGCTGCAGAACACAACACCGGTTGTAGAGGTTAAGTCTCGACGTGTTGGTGGGGCCACTTATCAAGTGCCCATTGAGGTTCGGCAGGAAAGAGGAACAGCATTGGGAATGAGGTGGCTTATAAGAGCTGCTCGTTCCAGGAATGATAAGTCGATGTCAATTCGTCTTTCAAGAGAATTGATTGATGCATCCAACAATGAAGGTGGTGCCGTTCGCAAGAAAGATGAAACGCATCGCATGGCAGACGCTAACAAAGCATTTGCTCATTTTAGATTCTAA
- the rpsL gene encoding 30S ribosomal protein S12, whose translation MPTIQQLIRKGRKSKVSKTTAPALQNCPQKRGVCTRVYTTTPKKPNSALRKVARVRLTNGIEVSAYIPGEGHNLQEHSIVLIRGGKVKDLPGVRYHIIRGTLDTAGVEGRTQSRSLYGTKRPKG comes from the coding sequence GTGCCAACTATACAACAACTCATACGAAAAGGTAGAAAAAGTAAAGTAAGTAAGACAACTGCTCCTGCATTGCAAAATTGTCCGCAGAAGCGTGGTGTCTGTACTCGCGTTTATACAACTACGCCCAAAAAGCCTAACTCGGCTTTGCGTAAAGTAGCTCGTGTACGTTTGACTAACGGGATTGAAGTTTCGGCTTACATTCCTGGTGAAGGTCATAACTTGCAGGAACATAGTATTGTATTGATCCGTGGGGGTAAGGTTAAAGATTTACCCGGTGTTCGATACCATATTATTAGAGGAACATTAGATACAGCAGGTGTTGAGGGAAGAACTCAAAGCCGTAGTCTGTATGGCACCAAGAGGCCAAAAGGGTAA
- the recG gene encoding ATP-dependent DNA helicase RecG yields the protein MNFGLYVIDRYITLYQLKISDLSNLSSKRLEALSSEGIQTVDDLLNFFPRRYLDRSNTQKIKYLAGSGEEVTVAGKVTGITMAGYGKKKRLEVFISDGSGSVKGVWFRGVGYFSKYFKEGETVAFFGQAKRYGKSISIAHPEVDKISSEGDLDSFSRIFPIYPGSKALSKARITSKLVQNWMEQILRKKTASEFLPEALISEMNFPQRQEAYRMIHFPESHNEHKKALNRFKFEELFLFELSMEKINYTIKERANGHVFKETGNYTSKYFNELLPFTLTDGQKSALAEIKNDVRSGKQMNRLIQGDVGAGKTIVAIGAMLMALDNGYQAAFLAPTEILAEQHYRTLSEHLKELYINVRLLIGSQKKALRTDILTDAEGGNAQIIVGTHAIIQDEVRFHNLGLAVIDEQHRFGVKQRADLLNKGNHPHMLVMSATPIPRSLAMTVYADLDVSIIRDLPAGRKPIKTAIRSNKKREDVMNFVQQEVEDGGQVYVVYPLVEESEALDLKDATAGFEKLKKRFPEFKVGLLHGRMKTDEKDEVMKAFINNEIQILVSTTIIEVGVDVPNASVMIIEHAERFGLSQLHQLRGRIGRGERQSYCILMPDVKVSKSGAVRLKTMEETTDGFRIAEADLQLRGPGDFLGTKQSGLPDFKFADIVEDQFLLTQAKEKAKELLGEDPQLQSTENKELADVFMPYFKEKEGFYGLG from the coding sequence TTGAATTTCGGTCTTTATGTTATAGATCGATATATAACTTTATATCAGTTGAAAATTTCAGATTTATCTAATTTAAGTTCCAAAAGGCTTGAAGCACTGAGCAGTGAAGGCATACAAACTGTCGACGATTTACTAAACTTTTTTCCAAGACGCTATCTTGACCGAAGTAATACTCAAAAGATTAAGTATTTAGCAGGATCGGGAGAAGAAGTTACTGTAGCAGGCAAAGTCACCGGCATCACTATGGCCGGTTATGGGAAAAAGAAGCGACTTGAAGTTTTTATCAGTGATGGAAGCGGAAGTGTGAAGGGAGTTTGGTTTCGGGGAGTCGGCTACTTCAGTAAATATTTTAAGGAAGGAGAAACCGTTGCTTTCTTTGGTCAAGCCAAACGATATGGGAAATCTATTTCCATCGCTCATCCGGAGGTTGATAAAATCTCATCGGAAGGTGATTTGGATTCGTTCTCCCGAATTTTCCCCATTTACCCCGGAAGTAAGGCTTTGAGCAAAGCCCGAATTACCAGCAAACTTGTTCAAAACTGGATGGAGCAAATTCTTAGGAAAAAGACCGCGTCTGAGTTTTTACCTGAAGCGTTGATTTCTGAGATGAATTTCCCTCAACGCCAGGAAGCCTACCGTATGATTCATTTCCCGGAATCTCATAATGAACACAAAAAAGCACTCAATCGATTTAAGTTCGAAGAGCTTTTCCTGTTTGAGCTGAGCATGGAAAAAATTAACTACACGATAAAAGAAAGAGCCAACGGACATGTTTTTAAGGAAACCGGGAACTATACTTCGAAATACTTTAATGAGCTGTTGCCGTTTACGCTAACTGACGGGCAAAAGTCAGCACTTGCTGAAATTAAAAATGATGTGCGTTCCGGGAAGCAGATGAATCGTTTAATTCAGGGTGACGTAGGTGCGGGAAAAACTATTGTAGCTATCGGCGCTATGCTGATGGCACTGGACAACGGGTACCAGGCAGCCTTCCTTGCCCCTACCGAAATACTTGCCGAACAGCATTACCGAACTTTATCTGAACACCTCAAAGAATTATATATAAATGTTCGATTACTCATCGGATCACAAAAAAAAGCCTTGCGGACAGATATTCTCACTGATGCAGAAGGAGGAAATGCACAAATCATAGTAGGTACTCATGCCATCATTCAAGATGAGGTAAGATTTCATAACCTGGGATTAGCTGTGATAGACGAACAGCATCGTTTTGGAGTAAAACAGCGAGCGGATTTATTAAACAAGGGAAATCACCCGCATATGCTGGTAATGAGTGCAACCCCGATCCCCCGATCACTCGCCATGACCGTTTATGCAGATCTGGATGTTTCAATTATCCGGGATTTACCCGCCGGACGAAAGCCTATAAAAACTGCCATCCGGTCGAATAAAAAGCGGGAAGATGTTATGAACTTTGTGCAGCAAGAGGTAGAGGACGGTGGTCAGGTTTACGTAGTTTATCCTTTGGTAGAAGAATCTGAAGCGCTGGATTTGAAAGATGCCACGGCCGGTTTTGAGAAATTGAAGAAGCGTTTTCCAGAATTTAAAGTTGGATTGCTTCACGGGAGAATGAAAACCGATGAAAAGGATGAAGTGATGAAAGCATTCATTAATAATGAAATCCAGATATTGGTTTCCACTACCATTATTGAAGTTGGGGTTGATGTACCCAATGCTTCAGTTATGATTATTGAACATGCCGAACGGTTCGGGCTTTCTCAATTACACCAGTTACGGGGAAGAATCGGGCGCGGTGAACGCCAAAGCTACTGCATCCTGATGCCGGATGTTAAGGTGAGTAAGTCGGGGGCTGTAAGGCTGAAAACCATGGAAGAAACTACCGATGGGTTTCGTATTGCTGAAGCCGACCTACAACTTCGCGGGCCGGGCGATTTCCTTGGCACCAAACAAAGCGGACTTCCTGATTTTAAGTTTGCAGATATTGTTGAAGATCAGTTTCTGCTGACTCAGGCTAAAGAAAAAGCAAAAGAATTGCTCGGTGAAGACCCGCAGCTTCAATCTACTGAAAACAAGGAACTTGCAGATGTATTTATGCCCTACTTTAAAGAGAAGGAAGGGTTTTATGGATTGGGCTGA
- the typA gene encoding translational GTPase TypA, whose protein sequence is MSQELRNIAIIAHVDHGKTTLVDQILKQSGTFRENQQVEDRVMDSGDLEKERGITISSKNTAVNWNGTKINIVDTPGHADFGGEVERILKMVNGVILLVDAAEGPLPQTKFVLRKSLSLGYRPIVVINKIDRKDARPDAVLDEIFDLFVMLDATNEQLDFPVLYAVAVNGIAKTNLEDEDENLAPLLDKIVEHVPAPEQKTDEKFKMLVSSIDWNDYVGRIAVGRIEQGTIKIGQEVALMDGKGKVKEKARATKLYTFNGLQREPVETAVAGDIIALAGYEEVNVGDTLTDTADMKPLEYVDLDKPTIAMYFRVNNSPFAGKEGDYVTSNQLKDRLNKEVRTNVAMRVEPTESPDIYKVSGRGELQMAILIETMRREGFEFSVSRPEVLFKEVDGVVHEPVEEVVVDVQTDYSNRVIDNLQKRKGIMTSMSQEGENNRIQFRVPSRGLIGFRGEMLTETRGTGIMHQQFDGYEPYAGEIPGRNRGALIALEQGDVTGYALEGVQDRGEFFVEPGDPVYMGQVVGVNKRSDDMVVNVVKKKNLTNHRATQTSDSVKISQARKLSLEQCIEFIDNDELLEVTPKALRLRKTFLDHNDRKRAEKKKAGV, encoded by the coding sequence ATGTCACAAGAACTAAGAAATATCGCCATTATCGCTCACGTAGATCATGGCAAAACTACGCTCGTAGATCAGATTCTAAAACAGAGCGGAACGTTTAGAGAGAACCAACAAGTAGAAGACCGGGTGATGGATTCCGGAGATCTGGAAAAAGAACGCGGAATCACCATCAGTTCCAAAAACACAGCTGTAAACTGGAATGGCACGAAAATAAATATCGTGGATACTCCGGGTCACGCTGACTTTGGCGGTGAAGTAGAACGTATTCTGAAAATGGTGAACGGGGTAATTCTGCTCGTTGATGCCGCAGAAGGTCCGCTTCCCCAAACAAAATTTGTTTTGAGAAAATCACTAAGCCTGGGGTATCGTCCTATTGTAGTGATTAACAAAATTGACCGTAAAGATGCACGCCCTGATGCTGTGTTGGATGAGATTTTTGACCTCTTTGTGATGTTGGATGCTACTAACGAGCAGCTTGATTTTCCGGTATTGTATGCCGTAGCTGTAAATGGTATTGCCAAAACAAACCTGGAAGACGAAGATGAAAATTTAGCTCCGCTTTTGGATAAAATTGTGGAACACGTTCCGGCTCCCGAGCAAAAAACGGATGAAAAATTTAAAATGCTGGTAAGCAGCATCGACTGGAATGATTATGTTGGTCGAATTGCCGTAGGCCGAATTGAGCAGGGTACTATCAAAATAGGGCAGGAAGTGGCCTTGATGGATGGAAAAGGCAAGGTGAAAGAAAAAGCCCGGGCTACCAAATTGTACACTTTTAACGGATTGCAACGTGAGCCGGTTGAAACTGCAGTAGCCGGTGATATTATTGCGTTAGCCGGGTATGAAGAAGTAAATGTCGGAGATACTTTAACCGATACTGCGGATATGAAGCCGCTTGAATACGTGGATTTGGACAAGCCCACTATTGCGATGTATTTCCGGGTGAACAATTCTCCGTTTGCAGGTAAAGAAGGAGATTATGTGACTTCGAACCAGCTAAAAGACCGGCTGAATAAAGAAGTTCGAACCAATGTAGCCATGCGGGTTGAACCGACTGAGAGTCCTGATATCTACAAAGTATCCGGCCGCGGTGAATTACAGATGGCTATTTTGATTGAGACGATGCGTCGTGAAGGGTTTGAGTTTTCCGTATCTCGTCCGGAAGTACTTTTCAAAGAAGTGGATGGGGTTGTGCACGAGCCGGTTGAGGAAGTGGTCGTGGACGTTCAAACCGACTACAGTAATCGGGTGATTGATAATCTCCAAAAGAGAAAAGGGATCATGACTTCCATGAGCCAGGAAGGCGAAAATAACCGAATTCAGTTTAGGGTGCCTTCGCGGGGACTGATCGGTTTCCGTGGTGAGATGCTGACGGAAACCCGGGGAACCGGAATCATGCACCAGCAGTTTGATGGCTATGAACCGTATGCCGGTGAAATTCCCGGGAGAAATCGCGGTGCATTGATTGCACTTGAGCAAGGCGATGTTACCGGGTATGCCCTGGAAGGTGTTCAGGATCGCGGAGAATTCTTTGTAGAACCTGGAGATCCAGTTTATATGGGGCAGGTTGTTGGGGTCAATAAGCGCAGTGACGATATGGTAGTAAATGTGGTTAAGAAAAAGAACCTGACCAATCACCGTGCTACTCAGACTTCAGATTCTGTGAAAATCAGTCAGGCCAGAAAATTGAGCCTGGAACAATGTATTGAGTTCATCGACAATGATGAGTTACTGGAAGTGACACCGAAAGCCCTCCGCCTCCGGAAGACTTTCCTCGATCATAACGACCGCAAGAGAGCAGAGAAGAAAAAGGCCGGGGTTTAA
- a CDS encoding carbonic anhydrase family protein — protein MNNNEALSDQVLTSESQEKLTPDQILQNLKEGNERFVNNSLTPRDYKAQVKATAGGQYPEAVIISCIDSRVPVEHVFDKGVGDIFVARVAGNFVNEDILGSTEFGTAVAGSKVVVIMGHKSCGAVKAAIDNVEMGNITTMLDKIKPAVEMTANFEGDRSTSNEEFVTEVVKNNVRHTMKEMRKKSPVIAELERNGDVVIAGAFYDLETGRVTFLD, from the coding sequence ATGAATAATAACGAAGCACTTTCGGACCAAGTTTTAACCAGTGAATCACAGGAAAAGCTGACGCCTGATCAAATTCTTCAAAATTTGAAAGAAGGAAATGAGCGATTCGTAAATAATAGTTTGACTCCCAGAGACTACAAAGCCCAGGTGAAAGCAACAGCTGGAGGTCAGTATCCTGAAGCTGTGATCATCTCCTGTATCGACAGCCGCGTTCCTGTGGAACATGTATTCGATAAAGGCGTTGGTGATATCTTTGTTGCCCGGGTAGCCGGAAATTTTGTGAACGAAGACATTCTGGGAAGTACAGAGTTTGGGACAGCCGTTGCCGGCTCAAAAGTAGTGGTTATTATGGGCCATAAGAGTTGTGGTGCTGTAAAAGCAGCTATAGATAACGTTGAAATGGGTAACATCACAACGATGCTGGATAAAATCAAACCGGCCGTAGAAATGACCGCTAACTTTGAGGGAGATCGATCTACTTCAAATGAAGAATTTGTTACCGAAGTTGTCAAAAACAATGTTCGTCATACCATGAAGGAGATGCGGAAAAAAAGCCCAGTCATCGCTGAATTAGAACGTAACGGAGACGTAGTTATAGCCGGTGCTTTTTATGATTTAGAAACGGGCAGGGTTACTTTTTTGGATTAA
- a CDS encoding calcium/sodium antiporter, producing the protein MLIPILWLIIGLLLLIKGADWLVNGASALAKKFNVPDLAIGLTVVAFGTSAPELVVNVMGSIEGHHEIVFANIIGSNNFNLLVILGISGMITPLVVHSSTVWKEIPLSLFAAILLFILANDFWSPDSFTVSRIDGVIFLLLFCGFLFYVYKQLSSDSAEIETPEKPYSQIKIWSFIILGLAGLVLGGRLVVNNAIEIATVLGLSEKIIGLTIIAAGTSLPELATSIVAAMRKNVDIAVGNIVGSNIFNIFLILGVSSLVNPIHYNPSFNSEMYLLGGGTLLLYIGMFTGQKRKLDRWEAALLLIAFLAYTGYLVMQEL; encoded by the coding sequence ATGCTCATTCCCATTCTCTGGCTCATTATTGGGCTTTTGCTGCTTATTAAAGGTGCTGATTGGCTTGTAAACGGAGCCTCTGCGCTCGCTAAGAAATTCAATGTTCCTGATCTAGCTATCGGACTTACCGTCGTTGCCTTTGGAACTTCTGCTCCTGAATTGGTGGTAAATGTGATGGGGAGTATCGAAGGTCATCACGAGATTGTTTTCGCCAATATCATCGGAAGTAATAATTTTAATCTTTTAGTGATTTTAGGAATTTCGGGAATGATAACACCACTTGTTGTTCATTCAAGTACGGTATGGAAGGAGATCCCACTATCACTGTTTGCCGCAATTTTACTTTTCATACTTGCCAATGACTTTTGGTCGCCTGATTCTTTTACCGTATCCCGGATTGATGGCGTGATATTTCTTCTGCTTTTTTGCGGCTTTCTTTTCTATGTATATAAGCAACTATCTTCGGATTCAGCGGAAATTGAAACACCGGAAAAACCTTATTCTCAGATCAAGATCTGGAGCTTTATCATTCTTGGGCTGGCCGGGCTCGTTTTAGGCGGAAGGTTGGTTGTAAATAATGCAATCGAGATTGCAACTGTTCTTGGTTTAAGTGAAAAGATCATTGGCTTAACGATCATTGCTGCCGGTACTTCCCTACCCGAGCTTGCTACCTCCATTGTAGCAGCTATGCGTAAGAATGTGGACATTGCCGTTGGGAATATTGTCGGTTCCAATATCTTCAATATCTTTCTCATTCTTGGGGTGAGTTCACTTGTAAATCCAATTCACTACAATCCATCCTTCAACTCTGAAATGTATCTACTGGGTGGCGGAACGCTGCTGCTTTACATCGGGATGTTTACCGGACAAAAGAGAAAACTCGATCGCTGGGAAGCTGCACTATTATTGATCGCTTTTTTAGCTTACACCGGTTACTTAGTGATGCAAGAGTTGTAA
- a CDS encoding SDR family oxidoreductase, protein MDLKLTDQRFVVCGASSGFGEAIARQLLQEGANVVLVARRGNVLRDKFSHFSNQTEIIEGSLIYNDTLKEIEQAAKGRETHGIVFNAGGPPTGRPLETNMDDWDSAWQLVMRWKIDLALRLAPYFKEKEYGRMVFIESQSVKQPLPSLALSNSFRAGVVGFVKSLALEVAKSGVTANVLAPGSHETPAIERVISKNKASLNISFEEAKEKMEANIPVGRMGKAEEFASLATWLLSPHAGYVTGQTISHDGGSIQGLFG, encoded by the coding sequence ATGGACCTTAAGTTAACAGACCAACGATTTGTAGTATGTGGAGCTTCCAGTGGTTTCGGGGAAGCTATTGCCCGACAGTTACTGCAAGAAGGTGCAAATGTTGTATTAGTAGCCCGCCGCGGAAATGTTCTTCGCGATAAATTCAGTCATTTCAGTAACCAAACGGAAATCATTGAGGGCAGTTTAATCTACAATGATACACTCAAGGAGATCGAACAAGCAGCCAAAGGCAGGGAAACACATGGTATTGTTTTCAACGCCGGGGGACCACCCACCGGAAGACCTCTTGAAACCAATATGGATGATTGGGATTCGGCCTGGCAACTCGTCATGCGTTGGAAGATAGACCTGGCCTTACGACTGGCTCCATACTTCAAAGAGAAAGAATATGGAAGAATGGTTTTTATTGAAAGTCAGTCAGTAAAGCAGCCTTTGCCATCGCTGGCATTGAGCAATAGCTTCAGAGCCGGAGTAGTGGGCTTTGTTAAATCATTGGCTCTTGAAGTTGCAAAATCAGGAGTAACAGCTAATGTACTTGCTCCCGGTTCACACGAAACCCCGGCCATTGAAAGGGTAATTTCAAAGAACAAAGCTTCACTGAATATCAGTTTTGAAGAAGCCAAAGAGAAGATGGAAGCAAATATTCCGGTTGGAAGAATGGGGAAAGCAGAAGAGTTTGCCTCACTGGCAACTTGGTTACTTTCGCCTCATGCTGGTTATGTAACTGGGCAAACCATTAGTCACGATGGGGGAAGTATTCAAGGGCTTTTTGGGTAA
- a CDS encoding glycoside hydrolase family 16 protein translates to MDSFDYDEIDPSDTLQVGDLIWSDEFNTTGSPNSNNWTYDIGHGNSGWGNNEVQYYTDESKNVRIENGMLIIDALKENNEWTSARIKTQGLKTFKFVTVKVRAKLPAGSGTWPAIWMLGSNITEIGWPASGEIDIMEHVGKDPGMIHSALHTPSSYGNTQNTGQMEVPDFSEEFHVYEAVWTPGSITFKIDGESFYTYNPSTKDADTWPFHDDFFIILNVAMGGNWGSDTEYETSGLKNGIDPNIDHARMIVDYVRVYKN, encoded by the coding sequence GTGGATAGTTTTGACTATGATGAGATTGACCCATCAGATACTCTTCAAGTGGGTGACTTAATTTGGTCGGATGAATTTAATACTACAGGTTCACCAAACAGTAACAACTGGACTTACGATATCGGTCATGGTAACAGTGGTTGGGGAAACAATGAAGTGCAATATTATACGGATGAGTCTAAGAATGTTCGGATCGAAAATGGGATGCTCATTATTGATGCATTGAAGGAAAACAATGAATGGACTTCAGCACGAATTAAAACTCAGGGCCTAAAAACATTCAAATTTGTCACTGTAAAAGTAAGGGCAAAACTTCCTGCAGGATCGGGTACTTGGCCTGCTATTTGGATGTTAGGTTCTAATATCACAGAAATTGGATGGCCCGCCTCAGGAGAGATCGATATTATGGAGCATGTAGGCAAGGATCCGGGGATGATTCATAGTGCTCTGCATACTCCGTCAAGTTATGGAAATACTCAGAACACGGGGCAAATGGAAGTGCCGGACTTTAGCGAGGAATTTCATGTGTATGAAGCAGTCTGGACTCCAGGGAGTATAACTTTCAAAATTGACGGGGAAAGTTTCTATACCTATAACCCTTCTACTAAAGATGCAGACACGTGGCCATTTCATGATGATTTCTTCATCATATTAAACGTTGCTATGGGAGGAAACTGGGGGAGTGATACCGAATATGAAACTTCAGGCTTGAAAAATGGCATTGACCCCAATATAGATCATGCCCGCATGATTGTAGACTATGTTCGCGTTTATAAGAATTAA